Proteins found in one Nitrospirota bacterium genomic segment:
- the cobC gene encoding alpha-ribazole phosphatase: MDPAPQPLTARFTTLPTRLYLIRHGEVVRDKPNTYNGHRDVELTPNGIDQLERVADRLASTRIRAVYSSTLRRSRQGAEQIAKRHGLPVVSYPELREKHFGDWEGLTYAEVAERFPEAWANWLIDPPSVRPRGGETYAEMRDRVLKSLAGILANHPEEALALVAHGGVNRAILCHALGLDLKYVFRIEQGYGALNIIDFYPDGMAVVKVMNAEPEP, from the coding sequence TTGGATCCGGCTCCTCAGCCCCTGACCGCCCGTTTCACCACCCTGCCTACCCGCCTGTACCTGATTCGGCACGGGGAGGTGGTGAGGGACAAACCCAATACGTACAACGGTCACCGGGACGTTGAACTGACTCCCAACGGGATCGACCAATTGGAGCGGGTGGCGGACCGCCTTGCGTCGACGCGGATCCGAGCCGTGTACTCGAGCACGCTGCGGCGCAGCCGCCAAGGCGCCGAGCAGATCGCCAAACGCCACGGGTTGCCGGTGGTCTCGTACCCGGAGCTTCGCGAAAAACACTTCGGGGACTGGGAAGGACTGACCTACGCGGAGGTCGCGGAACGCTTTCCGGAGGCGTGGGCGAATTGGTTGATCGATCCGCCCAGCGTGAGACCCAGAGGCGGGGAGACGTACGCGGAAATGCGGGATCGGGTGCTGAAGTCGCTGGCGGGGATTCTCGCCAACCATCCCGAAGAGGCATTGGCATTGGTCGCCCACGGGGGCGTCAATCGTGCCATTCTGTGCCACGCCTTGGGGCTCGATCTCAAGTACGTGTTCCGGATCGAACAGGGCTACGGCGCATTGAACATCATCGACTTTTATCCCGACGGGATGGCCGTGGTGAAGGTGATGAATGCCGAGCCGGAACCCTGA
- the fbp gene encoding class 1 fructose-bisphosphatase, translating into MRLTTIEQHILAQQRQFPGVSGEFSGLLYDVALAAKLVSKEVNRAGLGDLLGSLGEVNIQGEIVQRMDKFANELFIRILSSGGKVCAIATEENEQIVEIRDGGFGGKYAINMDPLDGSSNIDVNVSVGTIFSLHRKRSAGRRGAEEDCLQPGARQVGAGYVIYGSSTMLVYTTGLGVHGFTLDPTVGEFILSHPDIKMPSRCTIYSVNEGNAAYWDAGTRAYVESIKAVDRATGRPYSLRYIGSLVSDFHRNLLKGGIFLYPADHRDPKRPSGKLRLLFEAAPMAFIAEQAGGAATTGTERIMDIEPTHLHQRVPLIVGPKEEVARYEEMVKQANR; encoded by the coding sequence ATGCGACTGACCACCATTGAGCAGCACATCTTGGCCCAGCAGAGGCAGTTCCCCGGGGTGTCCGGTGAATTCTCCGGCCTGCTGTATGACGTGGCGCTGGCGGCCAAGCTGGTGTCGAAAGAGGTCAATCGCGCGGGGCTGGGCGATCTGCTCGGCTCGCTGGGGGAGGTGAATATCCAGGGCGAAATCGTACAGCGGATGGACAAGTTCGCCAACGAGTTGTTCATCCGCATCTTGAGCAGCGGGGGCAAGGTGTGCGCGATCGCCACCGAGGAAAACGAGCAGATCGTGGAGATCCGCGACGGAGGATTCGGAGGCAAATACGCCATCAACATGGATCCGCTCGACGGGTCGTCCAACATCGACGTCAACGTGAGCGTGGGAACGATTTTTTCGTTGCACCGCAAGCGCAGCGCCGGGCGCCGTGGGGCGGAGGAAGATTGCCTGCAGCCGGGGGCTCGACAGGTGGGCGCGGGCTACGTGATTTACGGATCGTCCACCATGTTGGTGTATACCACGGGGCTCGGCGTCCACGGGTTCACCCTGGACCCGACCGTGGGCGAATTCATCCTGTCGCATCCCGATATCAAAATGCCCTCGCGGTGCACGATCTACAGCGTCAACGAGGGCAACGCGGCCTACTGGGACGCGGGAACCCGCGCGTACGTCGAGTCGATCAAGGCCGTGGATCGCGCCACGGGCCGTCCCTACAGCCTGCGCTACATCGGGTCGCTGGTGTCCGATTTCCACCGCAACCTGCTCAAGGGGGGCATCTTCCTGTACCCGGCGGATCACAGAGACCCCAAGAGACCCAGCGGGAAACTACGCCTGCTGTTTGAAGCCGCGCCCATGGCCTTCATCGCGGAGCAGGCCGGAGGGGCGGCCACGACCGGGACGGAGCGAATCATGGACATCGAGCCGACCCACCTGCACCAGCGCGTTCCGCTGATCGTCGGCCCGAAAGAGGAAGTGGCCCGGTACGAAGAGATGGTGAAACAAGCGAACCGGTGA
- a CDS encoding class I fructose-bisphosphate aldolase, whose translation MQDRIRAILNGYTNDGAGTKTNLARILNHGVLGGTGKLVILPVDQGFEHGPARSFAQNPSGYDPHYHFRLAIDAGCNAYAAPLGFLEAGAAEFAGDVPMILKLNNHDVLYDEKDPLPSQTASVRDALRLGCAAVGYTIYPGSSRSQSMYEQLRAIAEEAKAVGLAVVVWSYPRGSGLSKEGETAIDVVAYAAQIAAQLGAHIIKVKLPTDHLEQAAAKKVYESQSVPIKTLADRVRHVVQAAFNGRRIVIFSGGAKEDDERVFSEVRAIRDGGGFGSIIGRNSFQRPKPEALKFLDTIMKIYAGKIQ comes from the coding sequence ATGCAGGACCGAATCCGCGCCATCCTGAACGGGTACACCAACGACGGAGCCGGCACCAAGACCAACCTGGCTCGTATCCTGAACCACGGGGTCCTGGGAGGCACCGGGAAGCTCGTGATCCTGCCGGTGGACCAGGGGTTTGAACACGGCCCGGCCCGGAGCTTTGCCCAGAACCCGTCAGGCTATGATCCCCACTATCACTTTCGGCTCGCCATTGACGCGGGCTGCAACGCCTACGCGGCTCCGCTCGGCTTTTTGGAAGCCGGGGCCGCTGAGTTCGCGGGCGACGTACCTATGATCCTGAAGCTCAACAATCACGATGTGCTCTACGACGAGAAGGATCCGCTGCCGTCGCAAACCGCATCGGTCCGCGACGCGCTGCGGTTGGGATGCGCCGCGGTGGGCTACACCATCTACCCCGGATCGTCACGCAGCCAGAGTATGTACGAGCAACTGCGGGCTATCGCGGAGGAAGCCAAGGCCGTGGGGCTCGCCGTGGTGGTGTGGTCCTACCCCCGCGGCTCCGGCCTCAGCAAGGAAGGGGAAACCGCTATCGACGTGGTCGCCTACGCCGCGCAGATCGCGGCGCAACTGGGCGCGCACATCATCAAGGTCAAACTCCCGACCGACCACCTCGAGCAGGCGGCGGCCAAGAAGGTCTATGAGTCGCAAAGCGTCCCCATCAAAACCTTGGCCGATCGCGTCCGGCACGTGGTCCAGGCCGCGTTCAACGGCCGACGGATCGTGATCTTCTCCGGGGGCGCCAAGGAAGACGACGAGCGCGTGTTCAGCGAAGTCCGGGCGATCCGCGACGGCGGAGGCTTCGGCTCCATCATCGGCCGCAATTCCTTCCAACGGCCCAAGCCCGAAGCGCTCAAATTCCTGGACACGATCATGAAGATCTACGCGGGAAAGATCCAGTAA
- the glgP gene encoding alpha-glucan family phosphorylase has translation MSTLDSLTNEPKIAYFSMEIGLRTDIPTYSGGLGVLAGDTIKSSADLKLPLVAVTLVTRQGYFHQKLDDRGRQSAHPWPWDPSRLMTRLPAQVRVTIDRRPVAVAAWLYWVQSPTGGRIPVLFLDTDLPENTPEHRELTSFLYGRDAAYRLRQEIVLGMGGGKMLQALGVTVRKYHLNEGHSALLTLELLERFRRPIESVWHEDLIWDAERIKDLCVFTTHTPVGAGHDRFSYDLVEQVLGAPVPVPVMKRFAGEQELNMTMLALNLSRFVNGVAKRHGEVSRALFPGYEISAITNGVHSFSWTGPDMAALYDAYLPGWANDPELLVRVDNIPDDALWLAHQSAKARLLALVKQTTGVEMGPDVLTIGFARRVTQYKRADLLFSDPKRLAEIGKGRLQVVIAGKAHPQDVPGQRIIERLFNAIETLRGQIAVAYLADYTMDMALTIISGSDVWLNTPRRPLEASGTSGMKATHNGVPNFSVLDGWWIEGHIEGITGWSIGAPPRETAPAEGDDQRDANDLYEKLERVILPLYTENRKGWAAVMKHAIGKNASYFNSHRMMRRYVTDAYLR, from the coding sequence GTGTCGACCCTCGATTCGCTGACCAACGAACCCAAGATCGCGTACTTCTCGATGGAAATCGGTCTGCGGACCGATATTCCGACGTACAGCGGCGGGCTCGGGGTCCTGGCCGGCGACACCATCAAGAGCAGCGCCGATCTCAAGCTGCCGTTGGTGGCGGTCACCCTCGTCACCCGTCAGGGGTACTTCCACCAGAAGCTGGACGATCGGGGGCGACAATCGGCGCACCCGTGGCCGTGGGATCCGAGCCGCTTGATGACCCGGTTGCCCGCCCAGGTGCGAGTCACGATCGACCGCCGGCCGGTCGCGGTTGCGGCGTGGTTGTACTGGGTGCAGAGTCCGACCGGCGGCCGGATCCCGGTGTTGTTCTTGGACACCGATCTCCCGGAGAACACGCCGGAGCACCGCGAGCTCACGTCGTTCCTGTACGGACGCGACGCGGCCTACCGGCTGCGGCAGGAGATCGTGCTCGGGATGGGCGGCGGCAAGATGCTCCAGGCCCTGGGCGTGACCGTGCGGAAGTACCATCTCAACGAAGGGCACTCGGCTCTGCTGACCCTCGAGTTGCTGGAGCGATTCAGGCGTCCTATCGAGAGCGTGTGGCACGAGGATCTGATCTGGGACGCGGAGCGAATCAAGGACTTGTGTGTGTTCACGACCCACACGCCGGTGGGCGCCGGCCACGACCGATTTTCGTACGATCTGGTCGAACAGGTTCTCGGCGCGCCGGTGCCGGTTCCGGTCATGAAGCGATTTGCCGGGGAACAAGAGCTGAACATGACCATGCTCGCGCTCAACCTGAGCCGCTTCGTCAACGGCGTGGCCAAACGGCACGGCGAAGTCTCGCGCGCCTTGTTCCCAGGGTACGAAATCTCGGCCATCACCAACGGCGTGCACAGCTTCAGTTGGACCGGGCCTGACATGGCGGCGCTGTATGATGCCTACCTTCCCGGATGGGCCAACGACCCCGAACTGCTGGTTCGCGTCGACAACATCCCGGACGACGCGCTCTGGCTGGCGCACCAATCGGCCAAAGCCCGTCTGCTCGCCCTGGTCAAGCAGACGACCGGCGTGGAGATGGGGCCGGACGTGCTCACGATCGGGTTCGCCCGTCGGGTGACCCAGTACAAACGAGCCGATCTCCTGTTCTCGGATCCCAAACGCTTGGCCGAAATCGGGAAGGGCCGCCTCCAGGTCGTGATCGCCGGAAAAGCGCATCCCCAAGACGTCCCGGGACAACGGATCATCGAGCGCCTGTTCAACGCCATCGAGACGTTGAGAGGCCAGATCGCGGTGGCGTATCTGGCCGACTACACCATGGACATGGCGCTCACGATCATCTCCGGATCCGACGTCTGGCTGAATACGCCGCGGCGGCCGTTGGAAGCCTCGGGCACGAGCGGGATGAAGGCCACGCACAACGGGGTGCCCAACTTCAGCGTGCTCGACGGCTGGTGGATCGAGGGGCACATCGAAGGGATCACCGGCTGGTCGATCGGGGCGCCGCCGCGCGAGACGGCGCCGGCCGAGGGCGACGACCAGCGGGACGCGAACGACCTGTACGAAAAGCTCGAGCGCGTGATTCTGCCGCTGTATACCGAAAACCGCAAAGGGTGGGCGGCCGTCATGAAACACGCGATCGGCAAGAATGCCTCGTATTTCAACAGTCACCGGATGATGCGCCGGTACGTGACCGATGCCTATCTGCGATGA
- a CDS encoding AAA family ATPase, whose translation MPGPDENGRLVENEIWAIGGGKGGTGKTFLAASLAIGLARLGKRVIAIDADLGCANLHTALGADPPSATLSDFVKGRVKHLADVLVDTSLPTLRLISGAHDFLEIANPRYTEKMKMIRQMQELDVDYILLDLGAGTSFNCLDFFLAADRGILTVIPEPTSIENVYRFIKSSFYRRFKRAVRNPEIKALVASAMDQKNERGIRTPHDLITGVEAIDPEVGGRLRKTMAQFSPKLVVNQVRSQDDAALGLSMRSSCSKYFGIQVEYIGYIEYDDTVWRANKRKRPPVLEFPDASSSRGMERVLTNLLKGEQIALDLCVRG comes from the coding sequence ATGCCGGGACCAGACGAAAACGGCCGCCTCGTCGAAAACGAAATCTGGGCGATCGGCGGGGGCAAGGGGGGGACGGGGAAAACGTTTCTGGCCGCGAGCCTCGCCATCGGTCTCGCCCGCCTCGGCAAGCGCGTGATCGCCATCGACGCCGATCTCGGCTGCGCGAACCTCCACACCGCATTGGGCGCCGACCCGCCCTCGGCTACGCTGTCGGACTTCGTCAAGGGCCGGGTGAAGCACCTGGCCGACGTGCTGGTGGATACGTCGCTGCCCACCCTGCGGCTGATCAGCGGCGCCCACGACTTTCTGGAGATCGCCAATCCCCGCTACACCGAGAAGATGAAGATGATCCGCCAGATGCAGGAACTGGACGTGGATTACATCCTTCTCGACCTCGGCGCGGGGACGTCGTTCAATTGCCTGGATTTCTTCCTGGCCGCGGACCGCGGCATCCTCACGGTCATCCCCGAGCCCACGTCGATCGAGAACGTCTACCGCTTCATCAAGAGTTCCTTCTATCGCCGGTTCAAGCGGGCGGTGCGCAATCCCGAGATCAAGGCGCTGGTGGCCAGCGCCATGGATCAGAAGAACGAACGGGGCATTCGCACCCCCCATGACCTGATCACCGGCGTCGAGGCGATCGATCCGGAAGTCGGGGGACGGCTGCGCAAGACCATGGCCCAATTCTCGCCCAAGTTGGTGGTCAATCAAGTCCGTTCGCAGGATGACGCCGCGCTGGGGCTGTCGATGCGGAGTTCGTGCTCGAAGTATTTCGGCATCCAGGTCGAGTATATCGGCTACATCGAGTACGACGACACCGTGTGGCGCGCCAACAAGCGCAAGCGGCCGCCGGTGCTGGAGTTCCCGGACGCCAGTTCCTCGCGCGGCATGGAGCGCGTGTTGACCAACCTCCTCAAAGGCGAACAGATCGCGCTCGATCTCTGCGTTCGGGGATGA
- a CDS encoding helix-turn-helix domain-containing protein: MKPFREQNFYELLEVAPDASYEQLARAYATVKRTFSHNSLGAHSLFDANERSELLKRLDEAWHTLSNPEQRARYDREVLGLTPAFLTFGDERHGSARPPQPPAPPLALSEVTGATLRARRESIGVPLQEIARNTRISIAYLQFIEEDHVKGLPHDAYLRGYLTQYAKALGLDPNVVAEGYLQHAKTLRGHKG; the protein is encoded by the coding sequence ATGAAGCCGTTCCGGGAGCAGAACTTCTATGAGCTGCTTGAAGTGGCTCCGGACGCGTCCTACGAGCAACTCGCCCGCGCCTACGCGACGGTCAAGCGAACGTTCAGCCACAACTCGTTGGGGGCCCACTCGCTCTTCGACGCCAACGAGCGGAGCGAACTTCTGAAGCGGCTGGACGAGGCGTGGCACACGCTGTCGAATCCCGAGCAACGGGCGCGTTACGATCGGGAAGTCCTCGGTCTGACACCCGCGTTTCTGACCTTCGGCGACGAACGCCACGGGTCGGCTAGGCCGCCCCAGCCGCCGGCTCCGCCGCTGGCGCTGTCCGAGGTGACGGGCGCGACGCTGCGCGCCCGCCGTGAATCCATCGGCGTGCCGCTGCAGGAGATCGCCAGAAACACCCGCATCAGCATCGCGTATCTGCAGTTCATCGAAGAAGACCACGTCAAAGGCCTTCCCCACGACGCCTACCTTCGCGGCTACCTCACCCAATACGCCAAGGCCCTCGGGCTCGACCCGAACGTGGTCGCCGAGGGGTACCTCCAACACGCGAAAACGCTGCGAGGGCACAAGGGCTGA
- a CDS encoding type II toxin-antitoxin system prevent-host-death family antitoxin: MKTATAKDLRHKTAALLREVRRGKRIGITYRGRTVAELVPHEPVKEKPFEPIGFGMWRDRKDLRDVERWMTRLRKPRYTR; this comes from the coding sequence ATGAAGACTGCTACGGCGAAGGACCTCAGGCATAAGACGGCTGCGCTGCTCCGAGAGGTGCGTCGGGGCAAGCGCATCGGCATTACGTATCGTGGGAGGACCGTAGCGGAACTCGTTCCCCACGAGCCGGTCAAGGAGAAACCCTTCGAGCCGATCGGATTCGGTATGTGGCGTGATCGCAAGGACCTTCGAGACGTCGAGCGATGGATGACCCGACTACGCAAGCCACGGTACACCCGGTAA
- a CDS encoding PIN domain-containing protein produces the protein MDDPTTQATVHPVILDTDILIWYFRASAKARRFIEGVPHEQRITSSLVLMELVQGCRRPEEVEEVEAFHRQNIARVVIPDESVCSRAIDLLKRFAASSGLRVVDALIAATALGHRLSLATANTKH, from the coding sequence ATGGATGACCCGACTACGCAAGCCACGGTACACCCGGTAATCCTCGACACGGACATTCTGATCTGGTACTTCCGAGCGAGCGCAAAGGCTCGGCGGTTTATCGAAGGGGTGCCTCATGAGCAACGCATCACGTCATCGCTCGTCCTCATGGAGCTCGTTCAGGGGTGTCGGCGTCCCGAGGAGGTCGAGGAGGTTGAGGCGTTTCACCGCCAGAACATCGCGCGGGTCGTGATTCCGGATGAGTCCGTCTGCAGCCGAGCGATCGACTTGCTCAAGCGGTTTGCAGCCTCTTCAGGCTTAAGAGTTGTTGACGCGTTGATCGCGGCAACCGCGCTCGGACATCGCCTCAGCCTTGCGACTGCGAA